The following proteins are encoded in a genomic region of Diabrotica virgifera virgifera chromosome 1, PGI_DIABVI_V3a:
- the LOC114333882 gene encoding putative glucosylceramidase 4 isoform X2: MVTYIIKIWLVITGFDIIVGEECQSQDYGNGGTVCICSASSCDFIPPVEKVDSPNGIIYTSNKAGLRFSKSEGTFKNITSNAWNPIFVDRSRTYQTIVAFGGGFTDAVGINIKSLSEGAQQNLMKSYFGPDSIEYTMLRVPMGASDFSERIYTYDDSSSPDPELKEFKLAQEDLDYKIPFLQQAMELSDSKLKLLASPWTSPKWMKLIPHFATMFGMLREDMLQPWANYYVKFLESYKENKLEFWGITTGNEPSAGFTPLPIPSIAFSAGGLSKWVANHLGPTIRDSNYSNIKIVTLDDNRIFLPWFIDEMLANPATRRYVDGIGVHWYLDKIIPTTVLDITHDNHPDKFLIGTEACRGQVPWEPRLVLGSWERGEDYATGIIQEKR, from the exons ATGGTTACATATATCATTAAAATTTGGTTGGTAATTACAG GTTTTGATATCATTGTAGGAGAAGAATGCCAAAGCCAAGACTATGGAAACGGAGGTACCGTCTGCATATGCAGTGCAAGCAGTTGTGACTTCATACCACCCGTGGAAAAAGTCGATTCTCCAAATGGTATAATATATACGTCTAACAAAGCCGGGTTGCGTTTTAGCAAGAGTGAAGGAACGTTCAAAAACATTACCAGTAATGCTTGGAATCCAATTTTTGTCGATAGGAGTAGGACTTATCAAACTATCGTAGCATTTGGTGGAGGATTTACAGACGCTGTTGggattaatattaaaagtttaAGCGAGGGAGCGCAACAAAATTTAATGAA ATCATATTTTGGTCCAGATAGCATTGAATATACTATGCTGAGAGTTCCAATGGGAGCGTCTGATTTTTCCGAACGGATATACACTTATGACGATTCAAGCAGTCCAGATCCAGAATTAAAAGAATTTAAGTTAGCCCAAGAAGATTTGGACTATAAG ATTCCTTTCCTACAACAAGCCATGGAACTATCAGACAGCAAACTTAAATTATTGGCTTCACCTTGGACTTCCCCTAAATGGATGAAATTGATTCCTCACTTTGCCACCATGTTTGGAATGCTAAGGGAGGATATGTTACAACCGTGGGCTAACTACTATGTAAAGTTTTTGGAGtcatataaagaaaataaactgGAATTTTGGGGAATAACTACAGGAAATGAACCTTCTGCAGGATTTACCCCTCTTCCTATACCTTCGATTGCCTTCTCAGCTGGAGGTTTG TCAAAATGGGTAGCAAATCATTTGGGACCTACGATACGAGATTCTAATTATTCGAATATCAAAATTGTAACATTAGATGACAACCGGATATTTTTACCTTGGTTTATAGATGAA ATGTTGGCAAATCCTGCAACAAGGCGGTATGTCGATGGTATAGGAGTTCATTGGTATCTTGATAAAATTATCCCAACAACTGTATTGGACATAACACATGACAATCATCCTGACAAGTTTTTAATAGGAACAGAGGCTTGTCGAG GTCAAGTTCCATGGGAACCAAGGCTCGTGTTAGGCTCTTGGGAAAGAGGAGAAGATTATGCTACGGGCATCATTCAG